From a region of the Thermosulfurimonas sp. F29 genome:
- a CDS encoding DNA polymerase, protein MAWLRLALDFERDERAVELAVRLKTNRHPTPRRSRLVEAVKARRAAEEKPFRLTPRTVLPTKPTKDTSNVGILTKHPLDCEWVLVRDDAGFEEALRAVSQAKVVYADFETVAEDKDAAEKVIPWRMKPRLFSIYTGRRKVYILDLFALGDAAGRLRRLFEVGKDKLWVFHNAAFDLAVWREAAGTWAEIPSRVWDTMIFERLVQGTHARRPTVPGPSLASVVKKYLDLELSKDEQASDWNKTELSQSQLEYAARDAAVLLHVYRAQRDALLRAGWKRDGLDLLCVWLVEHVRLETSLKRYYRVNPRYTERVEELRKAVDKRGEDFARKWGFKYSQNRKIVERLRKFGVEVDGFNKTAKAELVKMIEAGKLPPDAVDLVIEAIELGKIKKEFDLLAGYVAADPARIIVGACGASTGRYVCRNPNLLQIPRQYKKDLLVPPPGFVFIRADFPGQEIRIVAHFAKEEKMREVLVDGKHGGDLHRRTASALFGKDEVSKEERQVGKGANFLLVYGGSPRALYRTLKQQGADPSLEDCERWHAAFFSLYQGIADWHRRIRRIYYRNDGQFWVYTPGGRSLLAKAPSKEEWDKDTTLKRNRGEWTERKALAEGLKRAFNYHGQATGFDIAALAMVKIRVELARRGWLDAAFPVLLIHDELVYCVREDLRFEVADIVRAKMEEAMDELLPFVKGGNAVPEEDVLFVYEDGRVETLEEARKGVEKCKDENGSSGN, encoded by the coding sequence ATGGCTTGGTTGAGGTTGGCGCTTGACTTCGAGAGGGACGAGCGGGCAGTGGAACTGGCGGTTCGCCTTAAGACGAACCGCCACCCCACCCCTCGCCGCAGCCGCCTGGTGGAAGCGGTCAAGGCGCGGCGGGCGGCGGAAGAGAAGCCTTTCCGCTTGACGCCCCGGACCGTTTTACCTACCAAACCTACCAAAGACACTTCAAATGTAGGAATCCTTACAAAACACCCTCTCGATTGCGAGTGGGTCCTGGTGAGGGACGATGCGGGTTTTGAAGAAGCCCTGCGGGCGGTCTCTCAGGCAAAGGTGGTCTACGCGGATTTTGAGACCGTCGCTGAAGACAAGGACGCCGCGGAAAAGGTGATACCCTGGCGAATGAAGCCTCGGCTTTTCTCAATTTACACCGGACGTAGGAAGGTCTACATACTCGACCTTTTCGCCCTGGGCGACGCCGCCGGGCGGTTGAGACGCCTTTTTGAGGTGGGGAAAGACAAACTGTGGGTCTTCCACAACGCGGCGTTTGACCTCGCCGTCTGGCGCGAGGCCGCCGGGACCTGGGCTGAGATTCCGTCCAGAGTGTGGGACACAATGATTTTTGAACGTCTAGTTCAGGGTACCCATGCTCGGCGTCCCACCGTGCCGGGACCGAGCCTCGCGTCGGTGGTGAAAAAGTATCTCGACCTCGAACTTTCAAAAGACGAGCAAGCCTCAGACTGGAACAAAACGGAACTTTCCCAGAGCCAGCTCGAGTATGCCGCCAGGGATGCCGCGGTTCTTTTACACGTTTACAGAGCGCAACGCGACGCGCTGTTACGGGCGGGTTGGAAGCGGGACGGCCTGGACCTGCTCTGCGTTTGGCTCGTTGAACACGTCCGGCTCGAAACTTCCCTCAAACGTTACTACCGCGTCAATCCTCGCTACACAGAACGCGTGGAAGAGTTGAGAAAGGCAGTAGATAAACGCGGGGAAGACTTCGCCCGGAAGTGGGGTTTCAAGTACTCGCAGAACCGGAAGATTGTCGAGAGACTGCGCAAGTTTGGGGTCGAGGTTGACGGCTTCAACAAAACCGCCAAGGCCGAGCTCGTAAAAATGATTGAGGCGGGGAAGCTTCCCCCGGACGCGGTAGACCTGGTCATTGAGGCGATAGAGTTGGGGAAGATTAAAAAAGAGTTCGACCTGTTAGCCGGTTACGTAGCGGCGGACCCGGCGCGTATCATCGTCGGCGCTTGCGGGGCTTCGACCGGGCGCTATGTCTGCCGCAACCCCAACCTACTTCAAATCCCGCGGCAGTACAAGAAGGACCTGCTCGTCCCACCGCCGGGGTTCGTTTTTATCAGAGCCGATTTTCCCGGACAAGAGATACGCATAGTCGCCCACTTTGCAAAGGAAGAGAAGATGCGAGAGGTCCTGGTGGACGGGAAGCACGGCGGGGACTTACATCGTCGCACGGCCTCGGCGCTGTTCGGCAAGGATGAAGTCTCGAAAGAAGAAAGACAGGTAGGCAAAGGCGCGAACTTCCTTCTCGTTTACGGCGGGTCCCCGCGAGCCCTTTATCGGACGCTCAAACAGCAAGGTGCGGACCCTTCGCTTGAAGACTGCGAGAGGTGGCACGCGGCTTTCTTTTCTCTCTACCAGGGCATAGCCGACTGGCATCGTCGAATCCGCCGCATCTACTACCGCAACGACGGCCAGTTTTGGGTTTACACCCCGGGCGGGCGTTCGCTGTTAGCCAAAGCGCCCAGTAAGGAAGAGTGGGATAAGGACACTACGCTAAAACGCAACCGCGGCGAGTGGACGGAACGCAAGGCATTAGCTGAAGGGTTAAAGCGAGCATTCAATTATCATGGTCAGGCCACCGGCTTTGACATCGCCGCCCTCGCGATGGTGAAAATCCGCGTCGAACTCGCCCGCCGCGGCTGGCTCGACGCGGCTTTCCCCGTCCTGCTCATTCACGACGAGCTGGTTTACTGCGTGCGCGAGGACCTGCGTTTCGAAGTAGCAGACATAGTCCGTGCGAAGATGGAAGAGGCTATGGACGAGCTTCTGCCTTTTGTGAAAGGCGGGAACGCCGTCCCGGAAGAGGACGTGCTGTTCGTTTACGAGGACGGGCGCGTCGAGACCCTCGAGGAAGCAAGAAAGGGGGTGGAAAAGTGCAAGGACGAGAACGGGTCTTCAGGGAACTGA
- a CDS encoding AAA family ATPase, with protein sequence MNKVARKEDAVKLLEEARKQLEKQFPNHDFTWSPFRESAGYFYHTALCPFHPERVGRKDTSPSFTLSLRKGTGENKVRFKCFGCQISGHIEADKLSISDRNGDVEPEVPQTHREEKKYSKDDCFKYLRERLGEDAADFLLEGVLSIEERDGSAYIAFRYHDPTTGLSRWKFRPPREKRFFFSDNSNDGGNIVFFARRPLEPSQTALVLVEGEFDALQIARAVRDPSIVPVAAGGASALPQVGRMLAEIFPIIILAPDRDRAGFEALKEALRRIRFADVFVLRYESLNPHAKDPDEAFKDVSLSRENFLRLCESRAHFLQNAQIERLTIRAEAEKAFPELYLHRRDAFLDADNIEKSTPLLEVPFHIPRRSAALLAGFGEVGKTTLALYVCLLAGLQGLKAAFISFEEPRVDLLERLSWLKARLPEQDRAFLLERSKAETWFVIEDDETLDIPGMRFFRHERITPEAQKLLSYVTALAHEGFSLIFVDHLSALGVDANNNLDVTETFKHFYHIAKKTGATIFILHHMNKALLSEIAKEALDFDNKELIASAISGVMNIQNTTRFVVALLKAHLGLPPSIRKLKSHAVEACRDWVAAVCVKANRQSKFDTVYLNLFRKDEELTYQTAKPQCIQDALSETGKSVKGGDKNAKV encoded by the coding sequence ATGAATAAAGTAGCAAGGAAAGAGGATGCGGTCAAGCTTCTCGAGGAAGCTCGCAAGCAGCTAGAAAAACAGTTTCCCAACCATGACTTCACCTGGTCGCCGTTCCGCGAAAGCGCTGGGTACTTTTACCACACGGCGCTATGCCCCTTCCACCCTGAAAGAGTGGGAAGAAAAGACACTTCACCTTCGTTCACCTTAAGCTTGCGTAAGGGAACCGGGGAAAACAAGGTTCGCTTTAAATGCTTCGGCTGTCAGATATCAGGTCACATTGAAGCAGATAAACTCTCTATTTCAGACAGAAATGGGGATGTTGAACCGGAAGTCCCTCAAACCCACCGGGAAGAAAAAAAGTACTCAAAAGACGACTGTTTCAAATACCTACGCGAGCGCCTTGGTGAAGACGCCGCCGACTTCCTGTTAGAAGGCGTCTTGAGTATAGAAGAACGCGATGGTTCCGCTTACATCGCTTTCCGTTATCACGACCCCACCACCGGGCTGAGCCGTTGGAAGTTTCGTCCACCCCGCGAAAAGCGATTCTTCTTTTCAGACAACTCAAACGACGGCGGAAATATCGTCTTCTTTGCCAGACGACCTCTAGAACCGTCACAAACAGCCCTGGTCCTGGTCGAAGGTGAGTTTGATGCTCTTCAAATAGCGCGAGCCGTCCGGGACCCCTCAATCGTTCCCGTTGCGGCGGGTGGGGCGTCTGCCTTACCACAGGTAGGACGAATGCTCGCTGAAATTTTTCCCATCATCATCCTTGCCCCCGACCGGGACCGCGCCGGATTCGAGGCGCTGAAAGAGGCTCTGCGGCGAATCAGGTTCGCGGATGTCTTCGTTTTACGGTACGAAAGCCTTAATCCTCACGCTAAAGACCCGGATGAAGCTTTCAAAGACGTTTCTCTTTCGAGAGAAAATTTTCTACGTCTCTGCGAGAGTAGAGCGCATTTTCTTCAAAATGCGCAGATAGAACGTCTGACGATTCGCGCCGAAGCTGAAAAAGCCTTCCCCGAACTGTACCTTCACCGCAGGGACGCGTTCCTTGACGCTGACAACATTGAAAAATCAACGCCGTTGTTAGAAGTCCCATTTCACATCCCCCGTCGTAGCGCTGCTCTGCTCGCGGGGTTTGGTGAAGTGGGGAAAACTACCCTCGCTCTTTATGTCTGCCTACTTGCAGGGCTTCAAGGTTTGAAGGCCGCCTTTATTTCTTTCGAAGAGCCTCGCGTAGACCTGTTAGAAAGGCTGTCCTGGCTAAAAGCCCGCCTCCCAGAACAGGACCGGGCGTTTTTACTAGAACGAAGCAAAGCCGAAACCTGGTTTGTCATCGAGGACGATGAAACGCTCGACATTCCGGGTATGCGCTTTTTCCGTCACGAGCGCATTACACCAGAAGCCCAGAAACTGCTCAGCTACGTAACCGCGCTGGCCCACGAAGGTTTCTCGCTAATCTTCGTAGACCACCTTTCAGCCTTAGGCGTGGATGCAAATAACAATCTGGACGTCACCGAAACGTTTAAACACTTCTACCACATAGCAAAAAAGACGGGCGCTACTATCTTCATTCTTCACCACATGAACAAAGCTCTTCTTAGCGAGATAGCTAAAGAAGCTTTAGATTTTGACAATAAAGAGTTGATAGCAAGCGCCATTTCAGGCGTAATGAACATTCAAAATACCACTCGTTTTGTCGTCGCGCTTCTAAAAGCGCATCTTGGGTTGCCGCCTTCTATCAGAAAACTCAAATCCCACGCTGTTGAGGCATGTCGCGACTGGGTCGCTGCGGTGTGCGTCAAAGCTAACAGACAAAGTAAATTTGACACGGTCTATCTAAACCTCTTCCGGAAGGATGAAGAGCTAACCTACCAGACAGCGAAACCGCAGTGCATACAAGATGCTCTCAGCGAAACTGGTAAATCCGTCAAAGGGGGTGATAAGAATGCAAAAGTCTAG
- a CDS encoding site-specific integrase: protein MQVNSLTAQFQAWFDSARTERERKRRARYWATFLVLRFTGARLGEVLAIQDDTDIDWRNAEVRIRTLKRRGEATRTVFLPANVVAELSQILVAHPDLRGRLFKLDPANFRKVFRARAEEAGIPRKLSHPHILRHTRAIELIRAGVPLTLVQNLLGHASLTTTAVYLQIHPVEAKHILRERGLI from the coding sequence GTGCAGGTGAACTCACTGACCGCACAATTCCAAGCCTGGTTTGACTCTGCGCGCACGGAACGAGAAAGGAAAAGGCGCGCCCGGTATTGGGCGACTTTTCTCGTCTTACGCTTCACCGGCGCCCGCCTGGGTGAGGTCCTGGCAATACAAGACGATACCGACATCGACTGGCGGAACGCAGAGGTGAGGATACGCACGCTGAAACGCCGCGGTGAGGCGACTCGGACCGTCTTTCTTCCCGCAAATGTCGTCGCCGAACTCTCGCAAATCCTTGTAGCTCACCCGGACCTGAGAGGACGGCTTTTCAAACTCGACCCGGCGAACTTCCGCAAGGTCTTCCGAGCGCGAGCTGAAGAGGCGGGGATACCGCGTAAATTGTCCCACCCGCATATCCTGCGGCACACCCGCGCAATCGAACTCATCCGCGCAGGGGTGCCTCTCACGCTCGTTCAGAACCTGTTAGGTCATGCGAGCCTCACGACGACGGCGGTATACCTGCAAATCCACCCGGTCGAGGCAAAACATATTTTGCGTGAAAGGGGACTCATTTAA